The following proteins are encoded in a genomic region of Natrinema sp. DC36:
- a CDS encoding response regulator, which yields MTVNDEPMNPADEPVVLVVEDEPDVAETYKLWLAADYDVRLAESGAAALEMIDGNVDIVLLDRMMPGMSGTEVLAKIRDRGYDCRVAMVSAVDPDFDIIEMGFDDYVTKPPTRDGLLETIDELGERGQRAERVQEYRSLLAKQAALETQKTEDELEASEEYGQLLARLESVQTDLESEQDRLLDDAEFVGSLRAFEEEER from the coding sequence ATGACTGTGAACGACGAGCCGATGAACCCGGCTGACGAACCGGTCGTTCTCGTCGTCGAGGACGAACCGGACGTCGCTGAAACGTACAAGCTCTGGCTCGCCGCGGACTACGATGTTCGTCTCGCTGAATCGGGAGCCGCCGCCCTCGAGATGATAGACGGGAACGTCGATATCGTCCTACTCGACCGGATGATGCCCGGCATGTCCGGAACCGAGGTGCTGGCGAAGATCCGCGACCGGGGCTACGATTGCCGCGTCGCGATGGTGAGCGCGGTTGACCCTGACTTCGACATCATCGAGATGGGGTTCGACGACTACGTCACGAAACCGCCGACCAGGGACGGCCTCCTGGAGACGATTGACGAGCTCGGTGAACGCGGCCAGCGAGCCGAACGGGTCCAGGAGTACCGGTCGTTGCTCGCCAAGCAGGCCGCACTCGAGACCCAGAAGACCGAGGACGAACTCGAGGCGAGCGAGGAGTACGGCCAACTGCTGGCGCGCCTCGAGTCGGTTCAGACCGACCTCGAGTCGGAACAGGATCGATTGCTCGATGACGCCGAATTCGTGGGCTCTCTCCGCGCGTTCGAGGAGGAGGAACGATGA